A single Paraburkholderia sp. FT54 DNA region contains:
- a CDS encoding Mth938-like domain-containing protein, with protein sequence MKLHQDSSGALNTVTGYGADYVEINLVRHSGSLLVLPDAPVIPWPVSSFEQLSAEHFAMLVDSAPEVVVFGSGERLRFPHPRLTAALTAKRIGVETMDFKAACRTYNILMAEGRKVAAALLIEA encoded by the coding sequence AGCGGCGCCCTCAACACCGTCACCGGCTACGGCGCCGACTATGTCGAAATCAATCTGGTGCGCCATTCGGGCAGCCTTCTCGTGCTGCCGGACGCGCCAGTCATCCCTTGGCCCGTCTCCTCTTTCGAGCAACTGAGCGCCGAGCACTTCGCCATGCTGGTCGACTCCGCGCCGGAAGTGGTCGTGTTCGGCAGCGGCGAGCGGCTGCGCTTTCCGCATCCGCGCCTGACGGCCGCGCTCACCGCGAAGCGCATCGGCGTCGAAACAATGGACTTCAAGGCCGCCTGCCGCACGTACAACATTCTGATGGCCGAGGGCCGCAAGGTCGCGGCTGCGCTGCTGATCGAGGCCTAG